Genomic segment of Myxococcus stipitatus:
GCCCCGAGGGCCTCCAGGTGCTCCAGTCGCTGATGAAGCGCTTCAAGGCCGCGGGCACGCTCGCGCTGCTGGACGTGAAGCGCGGGGACATCGGCTCCACGATGGATGCCTATGCCGAGACGGTGTTCGGCGCGGGCAGCCCCTACGACGCGGATGCTGCGACCTTCACGGCCTACCTGGGATTGGGCGCGCTGATGAAGACGATGGAGCGGGCCCGGGCGTCGGGGGCCTGTGCGTTCATCGTGGTGCGCTCGTCGAACCCGGAGGGGACGTCGCTCCAGACCTCCACGGGCGCGGATGGGCGCGGGGTGGCGCAGGCGCTGGCGGACGGGCTGCGGGAGTTCAACGAGAAGTCGGGCCCGGGCGTGCTGCCCGCGGGCGCGGTGATGGGCGCCACGCTGCCCGACTCGGACCGGGGTGTCGTCGAGCGACTGGGCGGCGCGCTCATGCTCACGCCTGGAATCGGCGCGCAGGGCGCGGGCTTCGACGACCTCAAGCGCCTGTTCGCCGGACGCGAGGCCCAGGTCATCCCCACCGCCACGCGCTCCGTGCTCGAGGCGGGGCCGGACCTCGCGTCGCTGCGCTCCGCCATTGAGCGCCACGTGGAGCCCGCGCGCCGCTTCCGCTTGGGGGCCTGAGCCCCCGCTCCCAATGAATCGGGCCCCGCGACCTCTCCAGGGAGAGGCACACGGGGCCCGAGGGGCTCACACCGACGGGCGCGCTACTGCGCGCCCATCATGAACTGGTCCACGTCGACGGTGTTCTTGTCGGGCACGGCGTCCTTCGGCTCGGTGCCCTTCTTGAAGAACATCAGCTCGGAGTTCTTCGAGCCCGCGGGGGCAATCTTCCCCGTCTTCTTGTCGATGTGCAGCCGCACCAGGTCCATCGACTGCCACGGGAAGAACTCCGACTGCGGCCGGCCCTCCAGCCCGCGCTTCATGTAGTTGAGCCAGATGGGCAGCGCCGCGCGGCCGCCCGTCTCGTAGCGACCGAGCGGATGCGGGTTCAAGTCGTAGCCCACCCACGCCACCGTCACCAGGTCGCGCGTGTACGCGGCGAACCACGCATCGAACGAGTCGTTCGTCGTTCCCGTCTTGCCCGCCGCGGGCTTGCCCAGGCGCGTGGCCGGGCCACCCGTGCCCTGCTGCACCACCCCGCGCAGGAGGTGCGTGAGGATGAAGCCCACCTCGGGGCTCATCACCTGCTCCCCCGGCTCGAACAGGCGCGCGTAGCCCGCGGCCACGCGGTCCTGGAGCGGCGCCCACGCGTCGTCGAAGGCCGTGTGGTCCTCCAGCGTGCGGCCCCAGCGGTCCTCCACCTTGCGCACGAAGTACGTGGGCTTCTTGCGGCCGTAGCGGTTGAACGTCGCGTAGGCGTTGGCCAGGTCCACCGGGTACACACAGGACGAGCCGAGCGCCGCGGAGAAGTCCATGTTCATGGGCGTGGTGATGCCCAGCTTCGTGCTCCACGCCGCCATGTTCTTCACGCCCACCGCGCCGAACGTCTTCACCGCGGGGATGTTCATCGAGTTCACGAGCGCGGTGCGCAGGAGCACGTCCCCCACGAACTCCTCGCTGTAGTTCTCCGGCTTCCACGACACCTTGTTGTCCGGGTCGTGCTCGACGATGGGCGAGTCCACGATGATGGTGGCCTCCGTCCAGTTGAGCTGCTCCAGCGCCGCCGAGTACACGAACGGCTTGAACGCGCTGCCCGGCTGACGGCACGCCTGGAAGGCGCGGTTGAACTCGTTGTCGTCGAAGTCGTACCCGCCCACCATCGCCGTGAGGTACTGGCGATGCGGGTCCACGGAGACGAGCGCGCTCTGGGCCTCGGGGGTCTGCTCCAGCCGGAAGAGCTTCACGCCCTCGTCCGGGATGTCCGCCGCCAGCCCCTTGTCCCACTGCTCCTTGTCGTCCGTGAGGTCCTTCTTCGTCACGTGGCGCACCACGACGAGGTCGCCCACCGCGATGGCCCGCTTCACCGACGAAATCATCATCGCCGGGTAGTAGCCCTCCGGGTTCACCTTGCGCGCCCAGCGCATGCCCAGCAGCGGCAGCCGCGCCGCGTGCGGGCCCACCTGGATGTCCGCGCCCTTCCCGTCCGAGTCGATGGCGGTGACGGCGGCCACGTACAAGCGGCCCTCCACCAGGGCCTCCTTGCCCATGGCCCGCTTCGCCCGCTCGATGAAGGCCTTGAGCGCCTCCGGCCCCAGCTGCTGCACCGGCCCACGCCACCCCTGGCGCTTGTCCAGTGACAAGAGGCCGTCCATCACCGCGTCCTGCGCGGCGCGCTGGCGCTCGCTGTCCATGGTGGTGAAGACCTTGAGGCCCTCCTTGAGCAGCGCGGGGTTGCCGTAGCGGTCCACCACGTCCTTGCGCACCTGCTCGACGAAGTACGGCGCGAACTCGTGGAACACGTCCTCCACGGGGTACACGTTCACCGGCTCCGCGTTGGCCGCGTCGTGCTCGGCCTGGGAAATCATCCCTTCGGTCAGCATGCGGCGCAGCACGTACGCGCGGCGCTTGCGAGCCGCGTCCGGACGCAGGAACGGCGAGTAGCGGCTGGGCGCCTGCGGCAGACCCGCGATGAGCGTCATCTCGCCCAGGGTCAGGTCGCGCACGTCCTTGCGGTAGTAGTTCTCCGCCGCGCTCTGCACGCCGTAGCTGTGGTGCCCGAGGAAGACGTTGTTCAGGTAGAGGTAGAGAATCTCCTCCTTCGTCAGCGCCTCCTCCAGCCGCCGGGCGAGGATGGCCTCGCGAATCTTGCGCTTGAGCGTCTTCGCGGTGGCGGACTTGTAGCCCTCCGCGGAGATGAGCACCGCCTTCGCCGTCTGCTGCGTCAGCGTGGAGCCACCCTGGATGCCGCCGGAGCGCAGGCCCAGCTTCGCGCCAATGGTCTTGAAGGCCGCGCGCGCGGTGCCCAGCACGTCCACGCCGAAGTGGTCGAAGAAGCTGGAGTCCTCGCTGGCGATGAACGCCTGCACCAGGCGCTTCGGAATCCGCTCGTAGGGCACCACCTTGCGGCGCTCGTTGTAGAACTCGCCCGCGAGCACCGCGTCGTCGGTGTAGACCTCGGTGACGATGGGGGGCCAGTACTCATCCACCTTGGGGATGGCCGGCAGCCCTTCGGCGTACACGTAGTACAGGCCCACCAGGCCCAGCATGGCCGCCGTGCCGCCCGTCAGCGCCAGCCAGCCGCCCAGCTTCAGCAGCACCTTCCACCATCGCGTGGGGGCAACCCCCTCCAGCACCAGCTTCGAGCGGCCGCGGTCAGTCGTCTTGGAGTCGGACATACGTGTGTTGAAACCTCGCGGGCGACGGGTCCTCAGGGCAGCAACGCGGCCCGCTTGAGCACATCCCGGAGCTCGGCGGGGAGTGCGGCCTCCACGGCCACCTTGCCACTGCCATCCGGGTGGGGAAACTCGATGCGCTCGGCGTGCAGGAACAACCTCTTGAGCCCCCAGCGCGCCTGCACGTCGCGGTTGTAGGCGAAGTCACCGTACTTCTTGTCCCCCAATACCGGGTGGCCGATGGCCGCCAGGTGCCTTCTTATCTGATGGGTGCGCCCCGTCTCGATGGCGCAGGACAGGAGCGCTGCGTCGCCCGACTGCTTGACGACCTTCCAGCGGGTGAGCGCGTCCTGCATGTTCACCCCGCGACGGGCCTTGGACTCGGCCGTCTGTTGATGCTCGGACAGTGGCAGGTCGATGACCCCGGACTCCTTGGTCATCTTCCCCTTCACCAGGGTGAGGTAGCGCTTCTTGGAGAGGCCGTGGGTGAAGACCTCGGTGAAGTGCACCATCGCCGGGCGGCGCTTGGCCACCAGGATGACGCCGGAGGTCTCCCGGTCCAGCCGGTGGGCGGGGGAGGCGGTGAAGTCGTTGCGGACGGCCTTGGGGCCCAGGTAGGCGCGCACGTAGTCCACCAGGGTGCCCCCGGTGATGCCGCTGCCAGTGTGGACGGCCATGCCGCTGGGCTTGTCGACGGCCATCAACCAGTCGTCCTCGCGCAGGATGACGAGCCGGCTGGGGTCCACCGGAGGGGGGGGACGGTCCACTTTCGGACGGTCTTCACCCCGGAGTGTCTTCTCGTCGCCCCGGATGGTGAGCACGTCACCCTCGGCGAGCAACTGCTCGGGCTGCGCGCGCTTCCCGTTCACCCGCACCTTCTTGGTGCGAATCATCTTGAAGAGGTGGCTCACCGGAACGGTGGGCAGCCGTTTGCGCAGGAGTTTGTCCAGGCGCATCCCGGCGGTGTCGGTCTCGATTCGGTACTCGATCATTTGTGCTGGCGCGCGGACCAGACCATACGAATAATCCCGGGTCCATGCCGAAAGCCCCCAGTATCGAGAAGCTCCTCCAGAACGGGTCGGCCGAGTGGAACCGACTGCGCAAGGGCGGTCAGGTCCCGACCGAGCACACTGGCGCCACCTTCACGCAACTTTTCTCCGCCAACGCGGACCTGTCGGGCCTAGGGCTCGTGGGGTCCGAGTGGGAGCGGTGCGATTTGTCCAAAATCAACTTCCGGGACACGGACCTGTCGAACGCCTATTTCCATGGCGGGCGGTTGCAGGACTGTGACTTCCGGGGGGCGAACCTCGAGGGAGCCACCTTCGAGAAGCTGAAGCTCCTGCGCTGTGACTTCACGGGCGCCAAGGGCTTGGACGATATGGAGATGGACGACGTGGATATGGACCGCGTCGTCGGTCTGGACGGGGAAGAAGCCCCGCCGCCGCCTCCTCCGCCCGCCCAGGGAATCACCGCGTTCACCCGCGAACAGCGCGAGAAGGCGCTGGGCGTGCAGGCGAACGCGCTGCTCCAGGGCGAGCCCGCCGCGGAGGAGCTGCCCCCGTTCAAGCCCCAGGACCCCCCTGGTTCCCTCTTCTTCCGGGGCCTGAAGCGCCTGGCCATGCCCCCGCTCTGGGTGCTGGACGTGCCGGGGCTGAGGCCCCTGGTGCCGCAGCGGATGCCTCCGGGCAGCTCGCTGGAGACGCTCTACCGCGAGGCGGTGAAGACGCGGCTGGAGAACAAGAAGCCGATGGCGGACCCCGCCGTGGTGGAGAAGGCGCAGAAGTCGCTGCGCATGGGTGCGAAGGACGCCAACGTGGCGGCCATGTACCTGCGCGAGGTCGGCGTGCTGCCCCTGTTCCGCTTCGCCACCGCGCAGGTGCTGAAGGGCGCGCTGCGGGAAGAGGTGGAGGTGGATGACCTGACGGGCTCCATCGACCCGCGCACGACGGGCGCGCTGCTGGAGCTGCGGCTGACGCACGAGGTGGTGGAGCACCTGCAGGAGGCCCGGCGGCGCCTGGCGGCAACGCAGCTGTACACGGCGCTCCTGGAGGCGGGCTTCAGCCCGGACAACAACTGGGACGAGGCGCTGGAGTCGAGCGAGGCCGCGCTGGAGCTGGCGCAGATGGCCACGGGCGACAACCGCGACGCGCTGTTCGAGGGCTTCCAGGTCTTCGCGGCGCTTCCCGAGGAGGCGCGCCTGCGCCGCCTGGCGTACCTGGCCGAGTCGGTCACCAACCTGGAGCTGGTGAGCCGGATGCCGGAGGGCATGGAGCCCTCGTGGCTGAACGGGCCGGAGACGCGCGAGTGCCACGAGCGCGAGATGACCTACGTGCAGTCGCTGAAGGCGGAGGACATCCCGTCGAAGGTGGCGGCGCTGGCGAAGGCGGAGCTCGGCGTGCCCGAGGGCGAGGTCCCCGAGGAGAGCGACGGCGACCTGTTCATCCACCTGCGCTGCGACGTGTGCGGCAAGGAGAAGCTCATCGTCCAGTCACCGGACGAGTGAGCCCGCGCGAGAGTGCGCAAGGCCCCCGGGGCCGCTGGAGTCCTCAAAAGGGATTCAGGCGGCCCCGTGGTGTTTCATGAGACAGGCTCACGGCGCGGGCAGCACGTACGTCACGGGCTTGGGCAGCATCACCTGGACCTCGTCGCCCGCGCGGATGAGGCCGGGACAGTCCACCCAGGCCACCAGGCCGCGACGCTCGAACGCGGCCTTCACGAAGCGGCTCGCGAGCTTCTCGTGCCCCGGATGATGGGACTCGATGACCCTGCCCGGCCCGGTGCACGGGTCGTTCTCCCCTTCCACGGCCAGCACCGCGTCCTGCGGGAAGAACACGCGCGAGCCCGGCGGCAGCTGCGTCAGCCGGGGGATGCCGACAAGCTCCAGGTTCGCGCCCAGCCACGACGCGAGCACCTCCGGAAGCCCCAGCGTGTCCGCCACCTGCGCCAGCTCCTCCGATGACACCAGCGAGAGCTGACGCGTGTTCCGGATGGGCGTGCCCTTCGGATACCAGGGCGTGCGCACGTCCGCCGGGCGCGTGTGCCCCGCGTGACGGTCTCCCTCGATTCCCTCGAAGGTCAACGGCACCTCGGGCACCTCGCGGGTGACGAAGGTCTTCTTCTCGGTGCACACCAGGACGCGGACCACGCGGCCGACCAGCCTCGGAGAGCGAGCCATGGCTTCGTTCTACTCCGTTTCCCGCTCGCGTCGCCTCACAGCAACGCCAGCTGCTGCGGCTTGCCCCCCAGCGGCCGCGCATCCACACCCGCGTCCCGCAGCGCCTGCGCCAGCTCCTCCGCGAACCCGTGACACGTCACCACCTCGGACGCCCCCGTCGCCTTCACGTAGGCCATCAACGAAGGGAAGTCCGCGTGGTCCGACACCGGGAACGCCACGTCCGCGCCATACCGACGCGCGGCCCCCGGGTCCAACGCCCAGCCCGTCAGCACCGCCGTGCCTCGCGGCCACAGATGCGACAACGCCCCGCTGCGCACCTGATGCGGCGGGAAGAACAACACCTCGCCCGGCTCCACCTTGCCGGTGAAGGGACGCACGTTGTCGATGGGCACCCCCAGCTCCGCGTAGAGCTTCACCACCTCGTAGATGGACGTGTGCGCCACCAGCGAGAAGCCCCGGCCGGACAGGTACTTCATCGCCTCCTGGCTCTTGCCCAACGGATAGCCCAACAACACCGGCACCGCGTCGCGCTCCCACTGCCGACGCACCCACGCCTCCACCTGCCCGAAGACCTCGGCGCGGGGCGGGAAGCGGTAGCGCGGATGGCCGAAGGTCGACTCGATGACCAACGTGTCGCACTCGGCCACCTCCGTCGCCTCCGCCGTGAGCGAGGGCACCACGTTCAGGTCGCCCGTGTAGACGATGCGCCGCCCATCCGCGCGGATGACGCGCAGCTGCGCGCTGCCCAGGATGTGTCCCGCGGGCAGGAGCTCCAGCACCAGCGGGCCCAGGTCGAAGGGCCGTCGGAAGGGAGCCGCGAGCGGCGCGCTCACCGGCCCCAGCCGATGCTCCATGAACCGCAGCGTCGCCGCCGTGGCGATGGTGCGCTCGTGCCGCGCGATGTGGTCCGAGTGCCCATGGCTCACGAAGCACAGCGGCGACTTGCGCTTCGCGTCCAGGGACAGGAGGGTGCCCGTCAGGTGCAACCCGTTTCGCCGCAGCTCCACGCTCATCCCGCCGCCTGCACTCCCGCTCGCCGCGACTTCCACCAGACCCACGCCGGCGAGCCCAGCTCCGCCACCATCACCCCCAGGAAGATGAGCCCGCCGCCCAGCATCTCCGGCGCGCCCAGCACCTCGTAGCCGAGCACCACCGAGCACAGCGTCGCGAACACCGGCTCCAACGCGCAGATGACCGCCGCGCGCACCGCCGACGTCCGCGCCTGGGCCCACGTCTGGATGCTGATGGCCAGCGCGCTGGGGAACAGGCCACACACCAGCACCGCCGTCACCAGCGTCGGATGCCACTCCACCCTCGGCGTGGTGAAGGGCAGGAACGCCGCGGACAGCAGCGACACGCCACACAGCTGCACCGCCACCATCCCCAGCACGCCGTCCTTCGACGCGTAGCGCTCCGTGAGGGTGATGTGCGCGGCGTACGCCACCGCGCAGGCCAGCGTCAGCAGCACGCCCTCCGACAGCCACCCGCCGCCCTCGCCCGCCGACGGATGCGTGAGCAGGAACAAGCCCACCACCGACAGCACCACGCCCGTCCACGCGGCCTTCGTGGGCATGCGCCGGAACACGAGCATCGACAGCAGCGGGACGAACACCACGAACATCCCGGTGATGAACGCGGAGCGCGAGGGCGTGGTGAACGTCAGCCCCCACGTCTGGAGCGCGAAGCCCAGGAACAGGAAGACGGCCAGCAGCGCGCCATGGCGCAGGTTCGTCCGGGTGAACATCCGCCGGCCCGCCACCAGGCTCAGCGCCAGTCCCCCCACGCCGAAGCGCAGGGCGACGAAGCTGAACGGGTCCGCGAAGCTCAGCGCGTCCTTCACCACGACGAAGGTGACGCCCCAGATGGCGGTGATGAACAGCAGCGCGCCGTCCGCCTGGAAGCCCTTGAGCCGCTCCAGACGGGATGACTCGCCGCCCAGGCTGTGTGGAGTGGAGGTGCTCACGG
This window contains:
- the pyrF gene encoding orotidine-5'-phosphate decarboxylase; its protein translation is MTSPQPFAQRFARLADERSPFCLGVDPSRDLLSKWGLPDTAKGLADFCERIADAAGERVAVVKPQSAFFERHGPEGLQVLQSLMKRFKAAGTLALLDVKRGDIGSTMDAYAETVFGAGSPYDADAATFTAYLGLGALMKTMERARASGACAFIVVRSSNPEGTSLQTSTGADGRGVAQALADGLREFNEKSGPGVLPAGAVMGATLPDSDRGVVERLGGALMLTPGIGAQGAGFDDLKRLFAGREAQVIPTATRSVLEAGPDLASLRSAIERHVEPARRFRLGA
- a CDS encoding PBP1A family penicillin-binding protein produces the protein MSDSKTTDRGRSKLVLEGVAPTRWWKVLLKLGGWLALTGGTAAMLGLVGLYYVYAEGLPAIPKVDEYWPPIVTEVYTDDAVLAGEFYNERRKVVPYERIPKRLVQAFIASEDSSFFDHFGVDVLGTARAAFKTIGAKLGLRSGGIQGGSTLTQQTAKAVLISAEGYKSATAKTLKRKIREAILARRLEEALTKEEILYLYLNNVFLGHHSYGVQSAAENYYRKDVRDLTLGEMTLIAGLPQAPSRYSPFLRPDAARKRRAYVLRRMLTEGMISQAEHDAANAEPVNVYPVEDVFHEFAPYFVEQVRKDVVDRYGNPALLKEGLKVFTTMDSERQRAAQDAVMDGLLSLDKRQGWRGPVQQLGPEALKAFIERAKRAMGKEALVEGRLYVAAVTAIDSDGKGADIQVGPHAARLPLLGMRWARKVNPEGYYPAMMISSVKRAIAVGDLVVVRHVTKKDLTDDKEQWDKGLAADIPDEGVKLFRLEQTPEAQSALVSVDPHRQYLTAMVGGYDFDDNEFNRAFQACRQPGSAFKPFVYSAALEQLNWTEATIIVDSPIVEHDPDNKVSWKPENYSEEFVGDVLLRTALVNSMNIPAVKTFGAVGVKNMAAWSTKLGITTPMNMDFSAALGSSCVYPVDLANAYATFNRYGRKKPTYFVRKVEDRWGRTLEDHTAFDDAWAPLQDRVAAGYARLFEPGEQVMSPEVGFILTHLLRGVVQQGTGGPATRLGKPAAGKTGTTNDSFDAWFAAYTRDLVTVAWVGYDLNPHPLGRYETGGRAALPIWLNYMKRGLEGRPQSEFFPWQSMDLVRLHIDKKTGKIAPAGSKNSELMFFKKGTEPKDAVPDKNTVDVDQFMMGAQ
- a CDS encoding RluA family pseudouridine synthase, with the translated sequence MIEYRIETDTAGMRLDKLLRKRLPTVPVSHLFKMIRTKKVRVNGKRAQPEQLLAEGDVLTIRGDEKTLRGEDRPKVDRPPPPVDPSRLVILREDDWLMAVDKPSGMAVHTGSGITGGTLVDYVRAYLGPKAVRNDFTASPAHRLDRETSGVILVAKRRPAMVHFTEVFTHGLSKKRYLTLVKGKMTKESGVIDLPLSEHQQTAESKARRGVNMQDALTRWKVVKQSGDAALLSCAIETGRTHQIRRHLAAIGHPVLGDKKYGDFAYNRDVQARWGLKRLFLHAERIEFPHPDGSGKVAVEAALPAELRDVLKRAALLP
- a CDS encoding pentapeptide repeat-containing protein, with translation MPKAPSIEKLLQNGSAEWNRLRKGGQVPTEHTGATFTQLFSANADLSGLGLVGSEWERCDLSKINFRDTDLSNAYFHGGRLQDCDFRGANLEGATFEKLKLLRCDFTGAKGLDDMEMDDVDMDRVVGLDGEEAPPPPPPPAQGITAFTREQREKALGVQANALLQGEPAAEELPPFKPQDPPGSLFFRGLKRLAMPPLWVLDVPGLRPLVPQRMPPGSSLETLYREAVKTRLENKKPMADPAVVEKAQKSLRMGAKDANVAAMYLREVGVLPLFRFATAQVLKGALREEVEVDDLTGSIDPRTTGALLELRLTHEVVEHLQEARRRLAATQLYTALLEAGFSPDNNWDEALESSEAALELAQMATGDNRDALFEGFQVFAALPEEARLRRLAYLAESVTNLELVSRMPEGMEPSWLNGPETRECHEREMTYVQSLKAEDIPSKVAALAKAELGVPEGEVPEESDGDLFIHLRCDVCGKEKLIVQSPDE
- a CDS encoding MOSC domain-containing protein; the protein is MARSPRLVGRVVRVLVCTEKKTFVTREVPEVPLTFEGIEGDRHAGHTRPADVRTPWYPKGTPIRNTRQLSLVSSEELAQVADTLGLPEVLASWLGANLELVGIPRLTQLPPGSRVFFPQDAVLAVEGENDPCTGPGRVIESHHPGHEKLASRFVKAAFERRGLVAWVDCPGLIRAGDEVQVMLPKPVTYVLPAP
- a CDS encoding MBL fold metallo-hydrolase, producing MSVELRRNGLHLTGTLLSLDAKRKSPLCFVSHGHSDHIARHERTIATAATLRFMEHRLGPVSAPLAAPFRRPFDLGPLVLELLPAGHILGSAQLRVIRADGRRIVYTGDLNVVPSLTAEATEVAECDTLVIESTFGHPRYRFPPRAEVFGQVEAWVRRQWERDAVPVLLGYPLGKSQEAMKYLSGRGFSLVAHTSIYEVVKLYAELGVPIDNVRPFTGKVEPGEVLFFPPHQVRSGALSHLWPRGTAVLTGWALDPGAARRYGADVAFPVSDHADFPSLMAYVKATGASEVVTCHGFAEELAQALRDAGVDARPLGGKPQQLALL
- a CDS encoding DMT family transporter — translated: MSTSTPHSLGGESSRLERLKGFQADGALLFITAIWGVTFVVVKDALSFADPFSFVALRFGVGGLALSLVAGRRMFTRTNLRHGALLAVFLFLGFALQTWGLTFTTPSRSAFITGMFVVFVPLLSMLVFRRMPTKAAWTGVVLSVVGLFLLTHPSAGEGGGWLSEGVLLTLACAVAYAAHITLTERYASKDGVLGMVAVQLCGVSLLSAAFLPFTTPRVEWHPTLVTAVLVCGLFPSALAISIQTWAQARTSAVRAAVICALEPVFATLCSVVLGYEVLGAPEMLGGGLIFLGVMVAELGSPAWVWWKSRRAGVQAAG